Proteins encoded in a region of the Sugiyamaella lignohabitans strain CBS 10342 chromosome B, complete sequence genome:
- the YND1 gene encoding Ynd1p (Apyrase with wide substrate specificity; helps prevent inhibition of glycosylation by hydrolyzing nucleoside tri- and diphosphates that inhibit glycotransferases; partially redundant with Gda1p; mediates adenovirus E4orf4-induced toxicity; GO_component: GO:0030137 - COPI-coated vesicle [Evidence IDA] [PMID 14562095]; GO_component: GO:0005794 - Golgi apparatus [Evidence IEA,IEA]; GO_component: GO:0005794 - Golgi apparatus [Evidence IDA] [PMID 14562095]; GO_component: GO:0000139 - Golgi membrane [Evidence IDA] [PMID 10551827]; GO_component: GO:0016021 - integral component of membrane [Evidence IEA]; GO_component: GO:0016020 - membrane [Evidence IEA,IEA]; GO_component: GO:0016020 - membrane [Evidence IDA] [PMID 10409709]; GO_function: GO:0005524 - ATP binding [Evidence IEA]; GO_function: GO:0016787 - hydrolase activity [Evidence IEA,IEA]; GO_function: GO:0017110 - nucleoside-diphosphatase activity [Evidence IDA] [PMID 10409709]; GO_function: GO:0017111 - nucleoside-triphosphatase activity [Evidence IDA] [PMID 10409709]; GO_function: GO:0000166 - nucleotide binding [Evidence IEA]; GO_process: GO:0006629 - lipid metabolic process [Evidence IEA]; GO_process: GO:0006486 - protein glycosylation [Evidence IEA]; GO_process: GO:0006486 - protein glycosylation [Evidence IMP] [PMID 10409709]; GO_process: GO:0006665 - sphingolipid metabolic process [Evidence IEA]), with the protein MPPPNFVRRSPISKKGSDSRYAVIIDAGSSGSRLFVYEWPDPIQYRAEQSKNKKSLQSLPPLHLDPQWKKKTSPGISSYAKKLDKVWTDHLQELIKHAQSIIPAEEHFSTPIYFLATAGMRLLPDKDQASLLNEVCLSLKENTNFYLPECESHISVIDGETEGLYGWLALNYLLGPTRSYSENAHSFGFMDMGGASAQIAFSPNKTETERHLDDLYDVHLRSLDGEDHEWKVFVSTWLGFGANEARKRLSEYLVLNIDSLPNHQHDAALNTISDPCAPAGHSFNYYDGSNTNVTFIGTGDFEHCLNQLVPLLNKGLPCKDEPCLFNGIHVPAIDFNSDKLVGVSEYWYTANDVFDMGGKYDFAKFSSKAKEFCSLSWEEVLANSEQGVYKDMKKEYLSTACFKAAWVVNILHEGFGVPVSDNGKVLLELDKRATSIDFENQLDTRNIHDFIDPFQSAVSIDGVELTWTLGKAMLYASSQIPSARPGMIDVGYMPAGVPNPQYIIGGEGIPFSTPIRHAPVISGIHILFVFLILLFWLAFAYFKSFLGRGHSSRRFLGFSSLFHNKLRYLTHPIWSVYSRFSGNGKSYIDDFGREDADRLLEEGLNEADFSLKSYPGSPSGSRTSYAPRRMKSSGNLGKSTSMLDLNSVPSRVSSRLNMRPEPIRPISSFDLRDEGLK; encoded by the coding sequence ATGCCGCCGCCAAATTTTGTTAGACGGTcaccaatatcaaaaaaaggaTCTGATTCTCGATATGCCGTTATAATAGATGCCGGGTCAAGTGGGTCCCGGTTGTTTGTGTACGAATGGCCAGATCCAATTCAGTACAGAGCTGAACaatccaaaaataaaaaatcattGCAGTCACTACCACCACTTCACTTAGACCCACaatggaagaagaagactaGCCCTGGAATTTCATCATATGCAAAGAAACTAGACAAGGTCTGGACTGACCACTTACAAGAACTCATAAAACATGCACAGTCTATTATCCCTGCCGAAGAACATTTTTCTACGCCTATCTATTTTTTGGCTACTGCTGGAATGAGACTGTTACCGGACAAAGATCAAGCAAGTCTATTGAATGAAGTTTGTTTGTCTTTGAAAGAAAACACAAATTTTTACCTACCAGAATGTGAGAGCCATATCTCAGTAATAGATGGTGAAACAGAGGGGTTATATGGATGGCTAGCGTTGAATTATCTGCTAGGTCCCACTAGGAGCTACAGCGAAAATGCCCACTCTTTTGGGTTTATGGATATGGGTGGTGCATCTGCTCAAATAGCATTTTCTCCGAACAAGACTGAAACTGAACGTCATCTTGATGATTTATATGATGTTCATTTGAGAAGTTTGGATGGTGAAGATCATGAATGGAAGGTATTTGTGTCAACATGGTTGGGATTCGGTGCTAACGAGGCGAGGAAGCGTCTTTCTGAATATTTAGTGCTAAATATTGACTCATTGCCTAATCACCAACACGATGCAGCATTAAATACAATTTCAGACCCATGTGCTCCAGCGGGACATTCTTTTAACTATTATGATGGCTCCAACACGAATGTCACGTTTATAGGAACCGGTGACTTCGAACATTGTTTGAATCAGTTGGTACCACTACTTAATAAAGGCCTTCCATGCAAAGATGAACCATGTTTGTTTAACGGAATTCATGTTCCCGCAATTGATTTTAATTCAGACAAGTTGGTTGGAGTGAGCGAGTATTGGTATACAGCCAACGATGTTTTCGATATGGGTGGCAAGTATGATTTTGCCAAGTTCAGTAGTAAGGCCAAGGAGTTCTGTTCATTGTCTTGGGAAGAAGTTTTAGCAAACAGTGAACAAGGGGTGTATAAAGATATGAAAAAAGAGTACTTATCTACAGCATGCTTTAAGGCAGCTTGGGTGGTAAATATTTTGCATGAGGGATTTGGAGTACCAGTATCAGATAATGGCAAAGTTCTTTTAGAATTGGATAAACGAGCTACATctattgattttgagaatCAGTTAGATACCAGGAACATCCATGATTTCATTGATCCATTCCAAAGCGCAGTTTCAATCGACGGTGTCGAATTAACTTGGACTCTAGGCAAGGCAATGCTCTATGCATCTAGTCAGATACCTTCTGCTAGACCGGGTATGATAGATGTCGGATATATGCCTGCTGGTGTACCTAATCCACAATATATTATCGGGGGCGAAGGGATTCCATTCAGCACACCTATTCGTCATGCACCCGTTATTTCTGGAATTCACATtctatttgtttttctaATATTACTTTTCTGGCTTGCTTTCGCATATTTTAAATCATTTTTGGGTCGCGGTCATTCCTCACGCAGATTTCTTGGGTTTTCATCATTATTTCATAATAAACTTCGATATCTGACTCATCCCATATGGTCAGTTTATTCTAGGTTCTCAGGAAATGGCAAGTCGTATATAGATGACTTTGGCCGTGAGGATGCTGACCGATTATTAGAAGAGGGTCTTAACGAGGCAGATTTTTCACTGAAAAGCTATCCCGGTTCACCATCTGGATCCAGAACCTCATATGCTCCAAGAAGGATGAAATCATCGGGAAACCTTGGAAAATCTACGTCTATGTTGGATCTCAACAGCGTTCCTTCTAGAGTGAGCAGTAGACTCAATATGAGACCCGAACCAATACGTCCTATTTCGTCATTTGATCTTCGTGATGAGGGTCTTAAATAA